A window of Gammaproteobacteria bacterium contains these coding sequences:
- the erpA gene encoding iron-sulfur cluster insertion protein ErpA translates to MSALTNASNQSSPSDPITVTHSAIMKIYELMVEEDNLNLKLRIFITGGGCSGFQYGFSFEEAANDDDIIIDKKIDEVEDRDGTSTSGQHIPHIQVLVDALSLQYLGGAEVDYRKDINGERFIIRGNPNAKTTCGCGSSFSAE, encoded by the coding sequence ATGAGCGCATTAACCAATGCATCTAATCAGTCTTCTCCATCAGATCCCATCACCGTGACACACAGCGCGATTATGAAAATTTATGAGTTAATGGTGGAAGAAGATAATCTAAATCTCAAGTTACGCATTTTCATTACCGGCGGCGGTTGCTCCGGTTTCCAATACGGCTTCAGTTTTGAAGAAGCTGCTAATGACGATGATATTATCATTGATAAAAAAATAGACGAAGTTGAAGACAGGGACGGCACATCAACTTCAGGTCAACACATACCACACATTCAAGTCTTAGTTGACGCTCTCAGCCTGCAATATTTAGGCGGCGCCGAAGTCGACTACCGTAAAGATATCAATGGCGAACGCTTTATCATTCGCGGCAACCCCAATGCCAAAACCACCTGCGGTTGTGGTTCTTCTTTTTCGGCGGAATAG
- a CDS encoding CopD family protein, translating to MLWIKALHIIFVVTWFSGLFYLPRLFVYHAMSEDTISQERFKLMERKLYFGITMPSAVLATIFGIWLLCLNFSAYISLGWMQAKLALVAVLWIYHLMCGYYWWQFKTNKNKHSHVFYRWFNEIPVVILMVVVILVVVKP from the coding sequence ATGCTTTGGATCAAAGCGTTACATATTATTTTTGTGGTGACCTGGTTCAGCGGTTTATTTTATCTGCCGCGATTGTTCGTCTATCACGCGATGAGTGAAGACACGATTAGCCAGGAAAGGTTTAAACTCATGGAAAGGAAGTTGTATTTTGGGATAACGATGCCGAGCGCAGTGTTGGCGACTATATTTGGCATTTGGCTGCTCTGTTTGAATTTCAGTGCTTATATCAGTTTGGGCTGGATGCAGGCGAAATTAGCGTTGGTGGCTGTTCTATGGATATACCATTTGATGTGCGGCTATTATTGGTGGCAATTTAAAACCAATAAGAATAAACACTCGCATGTATTTTATCGTTGGTTTAATGAGATACCGGTGGTGATTCTTATGGTGGTGGTGATTTTGGTGGTGGTCAAGCCTTAA
- a CDS encoding rubredoxin yields the protein MKKYVCLLCGFIYDEELGWPEDGIQPGTLWKDVPEDWTCPECGAMKEDFEMVEI from the coding sequence ATGAAAAAATATGTTTGTCTTTTATGTGGATTTATTTATGACGAAGAACTGGGCTGGCCAGAAGATGGCATTCAGCCTGGCACATTATGGAAAGACGTCCCCGAAGATTGGACTTGCCCGGAATGCGGAGCGATGAAAGAAGATTTTGAAATGGTAGAAATTTAG
- the hemL gene encoding glutamate-1-semialdehyde 2,1-aminomutase, with product MSRSDLLFQKAQNYIPGGVNSPVRAFGGVGGTPVFFNRGQGAYLIDEDEKSYIDYVGSWGTAILGHAHPEVVLAVQKAAANGLSFGAPTAKEVELAIKINQHFPSIEQVRLVNSGTEATMSALRLARAATGRDKILKFEGCYHGHSDALLVKAGSGGLTFGVPSSPGVPKVLVQETLTAIFNDLDSVEAVFQAVGKDIAAIIVEPVAGNMGCVLPVPGFLQGLREICDRYQSLLIFDEVITGFRVGRGGAQGLYGVVPDITTLGKIIGGGLPVGAFGGRKILMEKMAPVGPVYQAGTLSGNPIAVAAGLATLKVLESSPGFYADLEIKTQRLVAGLLERAKAQDIALKATQVGSLFGLFFTEGEEITQLQQVMGCHIEQFKQFFHALLQQGIYIAPSAYEAGFVSAAHGDLELQATWDAAEKAFASLKHKDVSKEVRLSN from the coding sequence ATGTCACGTTCCGATTTGTTATTTCAGAAAGCGCAAAATTATATTCCTGGTGGCGTTAATTCACCAGTTCGTGCTTTTGGCGGAGTGGGGGGTACCCCTGTATTTTTTAATCGGGGTCAAGGAGCGTATTTGATTGATGAAGATGAGAAATCTTATATCGATTATGTGGGTTCCTGGGGGACAGCTATTTTGGGGCATGCTCATCCTGAGGTTGTGCTTGCTGTACAGAAGGCGGCTGCTAATGGTTTAAGCTTTGGGGCTCCGACTGCTAAGGAGGTCGAATTAGCCATCAAAATCAATCAGCACTTCCCATCGATTGAACAGGTACGTCTAGTCAATTCGGGGACAGAAGCTACCATGAGCGCCCTACGCTTGGCGCGTGCTGCAACCGGACGAGATAAGATTTTAAAATTTGAAGGTTGTTATCACGGACATTCTGATGCTTTGTTAGTGAAGGCGGGTTCAGGTGGATTGACTTTTGGAGTTCCCAGTTCGCCCGGAGTGCCTAAAGTGCTGGTGCAGGAAACGCTTACGGCCATTTTCAATGACTTAGATTCAGTTGAAGCTGTATTTCAAGCAGTGGGTAAGGATATTGCAGCAATTATCGTGGAACCCGTAGCAGGTAATATGGGTTGTGTATTGCCGGTGCCGGGATTTTTGCAGGGATTGCGGGAAATCTGCGACCGTTATCAGAGTTTATTGATTTTTGATGAAGTGATTACTGGTTTTAGGGTGGGTAGAGGAGGAGCGCAAGGGCTTTATGGTGTGGTGCCAGATATTACCACGCTAGGTAAAATTATAGGTGGAGGTTTGCCAGTAGGCGCATTTGGTGGTAGAAAAATCTTGATGGAGAAAATGGCGCCAGTTGGACCGGTTTATCAAGCGGGTACTTTATCAGGTAATCCCATCGCGGTAGCTGCTGGTTTAGCAACTTTGAAGGTATTGGAAAGTAGTCCAGGTTTTTATGCAGACTTGGAAATTAAAACCCAGCGTTTAGTTGCAGGTTTACTGGAACGAGCTAAAGCGCAGGATATTGCATTAAAAGCCACGCAGGTTGGGAGTTTGTTTGGTTTATTTTTTACTGAAGGTGAGGAAATAACACAGCTGCAACAGGTTATGGGCTGCCATATTGAACAGTTTAAGCAGTTTTTTCATGCCTTATTGCAGCAAGGAATTTATATTGCACCTTCAGCGTATGAAGCTGGATTTGTCTCAGCGGCTCATGGTGATCTGGAATTGCAGGCTACTTGGGATGCGGCTGAGAAGGCATTTGCTAGCTTGAAACATAAGGATGTTTCTAAAGAGGTTCGTTTAAGCAATTAA
- a CDS encoding DUF4282 domain-containing protein: protein MFKDFLTFRRMLTPILVQILFWLAVIACIVLGVANILHQLILQGIATIIFGPLAIRIICEYVVVLFRINNTLTDIKSQKIL, encoded by the coding sequence ATGTTCAAAGATTTTTTAACCTTTCGCCGTATGTTAACCCCGATTTTGGTGCAGATATTATTCTGGCTGGCAGTCATTGCCTGTATTGTCCTTGGTGTGGCAAATATATTGCATCAACTGATATTGCAGGGGATTGCGACCATCATTTTCGGACCTTTAGCTATCAGAATTATCTGTGAGTATGTTGTTGTATTGTTTCGCATTAATAATACCCTAACAGATATTAAGAGCCAAAAGATACTTTAA